One Ignavibacterium album JCM 16511 genomic region harbors:
- the rsmB gene encoding 16S rRNA (cytosine(967)-C(5))-methyltransferase RsmB, with translation MNHSEELNNISNEENLSQFGEEQTESKEEFHLEEHKVVDLYQGVRGLAVKILNRVEKTDAYLEKLLDHEMRNSELSGQDKALLYEIVHGVTRWMGRLDWILTGFYKGQFSKAIPNLRNGLRVALYQILFLDKIPDHAAVNEAVEFVKKLQGQKPADLTNAILRNIIRSKNAIRYPDPEEDLIGYLAAYYSHPSWMVKRYVERFGREETEKLLLANNEKPYLTLRVNAIKTNPEEFGKLLDSVHLKYRRGKYNPEFFQLQNLTNITAWEYFAKGYFNIQDESTGLACKLLDVKPGMRVLDMCAAPGGKTAFLAALMQDKGEIVAIDKFEARLKLLRRNNERLGLTCVRTVESDALEYEDEPFDRVLADVPCSGTGTLSKKPDIKWKKDIFDIRKMTETQLKLLKKAASLVKVGGAVVYSTCSIEQEENIDVVKKFLEENPDFELESAKGKFSDDVVDEHGCIQTFPHRHQMDGAFSAKLVRKR, from the coding sequence ATGAATCATTCAGAGGAATTGAATAATATTTCTAACGAAGAAAATTTATCACAGTTTGGTGAGGAACAAACAGAATCAAAAGAAGAATTTCATCTTGAAGAACATAAAGTAGTTGATCTCTATCAGGGAGTCAGAGGACTTGCAGTTAAAATTCTTAACAGAGTTGAAAAAACCGATGCATATCTCGAGAAGCTTCTTGATCACGAAATGCGTAATTCTGAATTAAGTGGACAGGATAAAGCTCTTCTTTATGAAATTGTTCACGGAGTTACAAGATGGATGGGCAGACTCGATTGGATATTAACCGGCTTCTACAAAGGACAGTTTTCCAAAGCAATTCCAAACCTCAGAAACGGATTGCGCGTTGCTCTTTACCAGATTTTGTTTCTCGATAAAATTCCTGATCACGCTGCCGTAAATGAAGCAGTGGAGTTTGTCAAAAAGCTTCAGGGACAAAAACCTGCCGACCTGACCAATGCAATTCTCAGAAATATTATCAGGAGCAAAAATGCCATTCGCTATCCTGACCCTGAAGAAGACTTAATCGGCTATCTTGCCGCTTATTATTCTCATCCTTCGTGGATGGTAAAAAGATATGTGGAAAGATTCGGTAGAGAAGAAACTGAAAAACTTCTTCTTGCCAATAATGAAAAACCTTATCTTACTCTAAGAGTAAATGCCATTAAAACCAATCCTGAAGAGTTTGGTAAACTTCTGGATTCCGTTCATCTTAAATATCGTCGTGGCAAATACAATCCTGAATTTTTCCAACTTCAAAATCTCACTAACATCACTGCTTGGGAGTATTTTGCAAAAGGATATTTCAACATTCAGGATGAGAGCACTGGTTTAGCTTGTAAACTTCTTGATGTAAAACCAGGAATGAGAGTTCTGGATATGTGTGCAGCACCTGGTGGAAAGACAGCCTTTCTTGCTGCATTGATGCAAGACAAAGGTGAAATAGTTGCAATTGATAAGTTCGAAGCACGATTAAAATTATTAAGAAGAAACAATGAACGGCTTGGTTTGACCTGTGTCAGAACAGTTGAAAGCGATGCACTCGAATATGAAGATGAGCCATTTGATCGTGTTCTTGCTGATGTTCCTTGTTCCGGAACAGGAACGCTTTCCAAAAAGCCGGATATAAAATGGAAAAAAGATATTTTTGATATCAGAAAAATGACAGAAACTCAACTAAAGCTTTTAAAGAAAGCTGCTTCACTGGTTAAAGTTGGTGGTGCTGTGGTTTATAGTACATGTTCAATTGAGCAAGAGGAAAATATTGATGTGGTGAAAAAATTCCTTGAAGAAAATCCTGATTTTGAACTCGAGTCAGCAAAAGGAAAATTCTCAGACGATGTAGTTGATGAACATGGATGCATCCAAACTTTTCCTCATCGTCATCAAATGGATGGAGCGTTTTCTGCAAAGCTTGTTCGTAAAAGATAA
- a CDS encoding GlmU family protein, which yields MQICIFEDIEFSNLEPLIYNRPVYDLICGTSTLKEKILRSYGNVNYSLHTRPYLKALVEQQNPGIPVNQISDDYCLFINGRIIAPKNLSEILPLIETEDKVFVNEETVVAAYLSGERLKKRKSFLNDLFSISDFEGVPIKIVDIKCVKYIWDLMNINGYQIKEEAEFFINESRNNYVTILPSSVHTIKPENIFIGKNTNVKPGVVLDASNGPIIIEEDVEVFPNAVIEGPCFIGKGSKIKSCATIYENVSIGSVCKIGGEVEQSVFMPYSNKQHSGFIGHAYIGSWVNLGADTNNSDLKNNYSPVKATLSGKEIETGLQFLGLMMGDHSKSAINTMFNTGTVVGFSCNIFGSGFPDKYIPSFSWGGAEKMITYDLKKSMETAKVVMARRKIEFTKADEEVFKTVFELTSNERQKRGL from the coding sequence ATGCAGATTTGCATATTTGAAGATATTGAATTCTCTAATCTTGAACCATTGATTTATAACCGTCCGGTATACGATTTAATCTGCGGGACGAGCACACTAAAAGAGAAAATTCTCAGGAGTTATGGTAATGTAAATTATTCTCTTCACACAAGACCATATCTTAAAGCACTTGTCGAACAGCAAAATCCGGGTATTCCTGTAAATCAGATAAGTGATGATTATTGTCTTTTTATTAACGGGAGAATTATTGCTCCCAAAAATCTTTCTGAAATTTTACCTTTGATTGAAACAGAAGATAAGGTTTTTGTGAATGAAGAAACTGTTGTAGCTGCCTATCTCTCTGGTGAAAGATTGAAAAAAAGAAAAAGTTTTCTAAACGATTTATTCTCTATTTCTGATTTTGAAGGTGTTCCGATTAAAATTGTTGATATCAAATGTGTAAAGTATATTTGGGATTTAATGAACATAAACGGCTATCAGATTAAAGAAGAAGCTGAATTTTTCATTAATGAATCCCGCAATAATTATGTAACAATTCTTCCTTCAAGTGTTCACACTATAAAACCGGAAAATATTTTTATTGGTAAGAACACAAATGTTAAACCCGGAGTTGTACTTGATGCTTCAAACGGACCGATAATCATTGAAGAAGATGTAGAAGTTTTCCCGAATGCTGTAATTGAAGGTCCTTGCTTTATCGGAAAAGGAAGTAAGATTAAAAGCTGTGCAACTATCTATGAAAATGTTTCCATCGGAAGTGTTTGTAAAATAGGTGGTGAAGTTGAACAATCTGTGTTTATGCCTTACTCGAACAAACAACATTCTGGTTTTATAGGACATGCTTACATCGGAAGTTGGGTAAATCTTGGTGCCGATACTAATAATAGCGATTTAAAGAACAACTACTCTCCGGTAAAAGCAACATTAAGCGGAAAAGAGATTGAAACCGGATTACAATTTCTTGGATTGATGATGGGAGATCATTCCAAGTCTGCTATCAATACAATGTTTAATACGGGAACGGTTGTTGGTTTTTCGTGTAATATTTTTGGTTCAGGTTTTCCGGATAAATACATTCCATCCTTCAGTTGGGGCGGTGCCGAAAAAATGATTACTTATGATCTTAAAAAAAGTATGGAAACAGCTAAAGTTGTGATGGCAAGAAGAAAAATTGAATTTACAAAAGCCGATGAAGAGGTTTTTAAAACAGTTTTTGAATTAACAAGCAATGAAAGACAAAAGAGAGGATTATGA
- a CDS encoding type B 50S ribosomal protein L31 produces MKKGIHPEYRPVVFQDPSCDFAILTRSTIKTNETIKWEDGNTYPLVKLEISSGSHPFFTGKQKLVDSAGRVEKFKRKYSKKS; encoded by the coding sequence ATGAAAAAAGGAATTCATCCTGAATACAGACCTGTGGTTTTTCAGGATCCTTCTTGCGATTTTGCAATTTTAACTCGTTCAACTATTAAGACAAACGAAACAATTAAATGGGAAGATGGAAATACTTATCCATTAGTTAAACTTGAAATTTCAAGTGGTTCCCATCCATTCTTCACAGGCAAACAGAAACTTGTTGATAGCGCCGGAAGAGTAGAAAAGTTCAAAAGAAAATACAGCAAGAAGAGCTAA
- a CDS encoding RNA polymerase sigma factor, which produces MDKQELNLLTDEELILEFQKSNDQRAFEILVERFKNPLINFVFRFLGDYEACVDVVQNTFVKVYRYKDSYTSVAKFSTWIYTIAGNLARSEYRRRKRNNFFSINNYGEEGENFDIPDNKLRPDVEADSKFKAQKIQEALLKLKEVYREAVILRDIQGLTYEEIAEILGIEEGTVKSRINRGRAQLQKYLKNIYKD; this is translated from the coding sequence TTGGACAAACAGGAATTAAATCTTTTGACAGATGAAGAGTTGATACTTGAGTTTCAGAAAAGCAATGATCAAAGGGCTTTCGAAATTCTTGTTGAAAGATTTAAGAATCCTTTGATAAACTTTGTATTCAGATTTTTAGGTGATTACGAAGCTTGTGTTGATGTGGTTCAGAATACATTTGTAAAAGTTTACAGATATAAAGATTCATATACTTCGGTTGCAAAGTTTTCAACCTGGATTTACACAATAGCGGGCAATCTTGCACGATCTGAATATCGAAGAAGAAAACGAAATAATTTTTTCTCTATAAACAATTATGGAGAAGAAGGAGAAAATTTTGATATTCCTGATAACAAGCTAAGACCGGATGTTGAAGCAGACAGCAAATTCAAAGCACAGAAAATTCAGGAAGCATTGTTAAAGCTTAAAGAAGTTTATCGTGAAGCTGTTATCCTAAGAGACATTCAGGGATTAACTTATGAAGAAATTGCTGAGATACTTGGAATTGAAGAAGGAACTGTGAAATCAAGAATTAACAGAGGTCGGGCACAATTGCAAAAATATCTGAAGAACATTTATAAAGATTGA
- the ybaK gene encoding Cys-tRNA(Pro) deacylase, whose product MNKTNAIRILETHNISFDVKEYEVDENDLSGETIAEKIGANHEEVFKTLVAKGDKAGYCVFCIPVNFELNLKKAAKASGNKNVELIKVKELFPLTGYVRGGCSPIGMKRLFPTYIDETAQLFDRIYISAGVRGMQIYINPDNLKNLINAEFADLI is encoded by the coding sequence ATGAACAAGACCAACGCAATAAGAATTCTTGAAACACACAACATCTCTTTTGATGTAAAAGAATATGAAGTCGATGAAAATGATTTGAGTGGAGAAACTATCGCAGAAAAAATAGGTGCAAATCACGAAGAAGTTTTTAAAACTCTCGTTGCCAAAGGAGATAAAGCAGGTTATTGCGTTTTCTGCATTCCGGTTAACTTTGAACTGAATCTAAAAAAGGCAGCTAAAGCAAGCGGCAATAAAAATGTGGAGTTGATAAAAGTTAAAGAACTTTTCCCTTTAACAGGATATGTGCGCGGAGGTTGTTCTCCAATTGGAATGAAGAGACTATTTCCGACCTATATTGATGAGACGGCTCAGCTTTTCGACAGAATTTACATAAGTGCCGGTGTAAGAGGAATGCAGATATACATAAATCCTGATAACTTAAAAAATCTTATAAATGCTGAATTCGCAGATTTAATTTGA
- a CDS encoding ATP-binding cassette domain-containing protein: MKEVLIKCENLTYEVVGKNLLKNEHKKILEDISLDISDKEIFSIAGESGSGKTTLAKILAGIILPTKGEIKYSFSNNFHSNKISAVQILFQNNGELINPYRTVESILKEAIEISGSNALFDSVDKLLDTFSLDYSIKKQKGYSLSGGQQQRVALARILAVNPQMIILDEPFSAQDKDSVENLVSLIKDINKNFGKTIVCISHDIKTIKNISNRLLILKNGKIVEIGSTEEIFSKPKSEYTKFLIKASQLELSSEEVKKFLKEYEQDQRNKNS, translated from the coding sequence ATGAAAGAAGTCTTAATTAAATGTGAAAACCTGACTTACGAGGTTGTCGGAAAAAATCTCCTGAAAAACGAACACAAAAAAATTCTTGAAGATATTTCACTTGATATTTCAGATAAAGAAATTTTTTCTATCGCAGGTGAATCCGGAAGCGGTAAAACAACGCTCGCAAAAATTTTAGCTGGAATAATTCTGCCAACAAAGGGCGAAATAAAATATTCTTTTAGTAACAATTTTCATTCAAATAAAATTTCTGCAGTTCAAATTCTTTTTCAGAACAACGGCGAGCTGATAAACCCTTACCGCACAGTTGAATCAATTCTGAAAGAAGCAATTGAAATAAGTGGAAGCAATGCGTTATTCGATTCTGTAGATAAGCTACTTGACACTTTTTCACTTGACTATTCAATCAAAAAACAAAAAGGATATTCTCTAAGCGGTGGACAACAACAGAGAGTTGCGCTCGCCAGAATTCTTGCAGTCAATCCACAGATGATTATTCTTGATGAACCATTTTCTGCGCAGGATAAAGATTCGGTAGAAAATTTAGTTTCATTAATAAAAGATATAAATAAAAATTTCGGGAAAACCATTGTTTGTATTTCACACGATATTAAAACAATTAAGAATATATCTAACAGACTACTTATTCTGAAAAACGGAAAAATTGTTGAGATAGGAAGTACCGAAGAAATTTTTTCAAAACCTAAGAGCGAATACACAAAATTTTTAATCAAAGCATCCCAACTTGAACTATCTTCTGAAGAAGTAAAAAAATTTCTTAAAGAATATGAACAAGACCAACGCAATAAGAATTCTTGA
- a CDS encoding ATP-binding cassette domain-containing protein, with product MLKAEIREISIINNDNQKTLLRDIYFTVDYNSIYTILGENGSGKSTLIKSLTMLTDKKVFRIDGNIFWNNQNLIHTSDEALTLIRKNQIRYVFQDCVNSFDPLKRMNYYFGKMAEDEKHLNELLEYFNLPDKNELGKLYPYELSGGMAQRVAIVLAAVAKPKLLILDEPTSAADTAIINLLIFFLRDYVSKENNSVLIVTQDLLFAKKVSDKTAEIKNSTLTEFQAFRMLE from the coding sequence ATGCTTAAGGCAGAAATCAGAGAGATTTCAATTATCAATAATGACAATCAAAAAACATTGCTGAGAGATATTTATTTCACAGTTGATTACAATTCCATTTATACAATTCTCGGTGAAAACGGAAGTGGTAAATCAACACTAATCAAATCTCTGACAATGCTCACAGATAAAAAAGTATTCAGGATTGATGGCAATATTTTCTGGAATAATCAAAATCTGATTCACACAAGTGATGAAGCATTAACTTTAATCCGTAAAAATCAAATCAGATATGTTTTTCAGGATTGTGTAAATTCTTTTGATCCTTTGAAAAGAATGAATTATTACTTCGGAAAAATGGCTGAAGATGAAAAACATCTTAATGAGTTGTTGGAATATTTTAATCTTCCGGATAAGAATGAACTTGGTAAATTATATCCTTACGAACTAAGCGGTGGAATGGCTCAGAGAGTTGCTATAGTATTGGCTGCAGTAGCAAAACCAAAACTGCTTATTCTTGATGAACCTACTTCTGCTGCTGATACGGCAATTATTAATTTGTTGATTTTTTTTCTGCGGGATTATGTTTCTAAGGAAAACAATTCGGTCTTAATTGTTACACAGGATTTATTATTTGCAAAAAAAGTAAGTGATAAGACTGCCGAGATTAAAAATTCAACATTAACAGAATTTCAAGCTTTCAGGATGCTGGAATAA
- a CDS encoding ABC transporter substrate-binding protein, which translates to MKFYFSVLLVLLISTSCEKEEINKASRVIISIQSEPETLNPIYAFGINEGVITDHLFLYLLDLKWNENKGDVEAFPMLAKNWQWNSDSTSVDIYLRNDAKWSDGKTISAYDVIYSFEVYSDQKVQSRFYGMFKNFYHFENGEVDPEKTFAVKDSFHLIINFLPDKVISLFDLAFPIIPKHIYEKLNRSEIQTAGINFNPVTSGPYKLKKWERNQFIILEADKNSFLYDKNMIAEVIFKIIPDYNSMLTQLKKGEIDFAEDIRPSDAKQLGNQKNLKLASVKGRQYDYVGWNNIDGKYFSETKKIKPNKFFGDKKVRQALSYAINRKEILDQFLSGFGSLCNSPISEIFVNEYDSSLKGFEYNPEKAKELLKESGWTDKDKNGIIEKDKTEFSFTLNIPSGNPLREFAATVIKNNFKQVGIDVRIEKLEFGVLMDALLNRKIDAWIIAWFIALPIDLKSYWYSDLNQTQMNFVGYQSIEADKVILELEKKHSYKDYINLMKRFQRIISEDQPVTFLYWFDNVVCYNKRIKNITINPFGPIQRIWEWRLEN; encoded by the coding sequence TTGAAATTTTATTTTTCTGTTCTGTTAGTGCTTCTTATTTCGACCTCTTGTGAAAAGGAAGAAATCAATAAAGCCTCACGCGTTATAATTTCAATTCAATCTGAACCAGAAACACTTAATCCCATTTATGCATTTGGAATAAACGAAGGAGTTATAACTGATCATCTTTTCTTGTATTTACTTGATTTGAAGTGGAATGAAAATAAAGGTGATGTGGAGGCATTCCCAATGCTTGCTAAAAACTGGCAATGGAATTCCGATTCAACTTCGGTTGATATTTATCTGAGAAATGATGCGAAATGGTCTGATGGGAAAACAATCTCGGCTTACGATGTGATTTATTCTTTTGAAGTTTATTCCGATCAGAAAGTACAGAGCAGATTTTATGGAATGTTCAAAAACTTTTATCATTTTGAAAATGGTGAAGTCGATCCCGAAAAAACTTTCGCCGTGAAAGATTCGTTTCATCTGATAATAAATTTTCTTCCCGATAAGGTTATCTCTTTATTTGATCTTGCTTTCCCCATTATTCCAAAACATATTTATGAAAAGTTGAACAGAAGCGAAATTCAAACAGCAGGAATTAATTTTAATCCAGTCACAAGTGGACCATATAAACTTAAGAAATGGGAAAGAAATCAATTCATTATTCTTGAAGCTGATAAAAATTCTTTTCTTTATGATAAAAACATGATTGCCGAAGTGATTTTTAAAATTATTCCGGATTACAACTCGATGTTAACCCAGCTTAAGAAAGGTGAAATTGATTTTGCTGAAGACATTCGTCCTTCCGATGCGAAGCAGTTGGGCAATCAGAAAAATTTGAAATTAGCTTCTGTGAAAGGAAGACAATATGATTATGTTGGCTGGAATAACATCGATGGAAAATATTTTTCTGAAACAAAAAAAATAAAACCCAATAAATTTTTCGGTGATAAAAAAGTCAGACAGGCACTTTCGTATGCAATTAATAGAAAAGAAATTCTCGATCAGTTTCTTTCAGGTTTCGGCTCATTGTGTAACTCTCCAATCTCAGAAATATTTGTAAATGAATATGATAGTTCACTGAAGGGATTTGAATACAACCCTGAAAAAGCAAAAGAACTTTTGAAAGAATCCGGTTGGACAGATAAAGACAAAAACGGAATAATCGAAAAAGATAAAACTGAATTTTCATTTACACTTAATATTCCATCAGGAAACCCTTTGCGTGAGTTTGCAGCAACGGTAATTAAAAATAATTTTAAACAAGTTGGAATAGATGTCAGAATTGAGAAGCTCGAATTTGGTGTGCTTATGGATGCGCTTCTTAACCGGAAAATTGATGCGTGGATAATTGCATGGTTTATTGCTCTGCCAATTGATTTAAAATCATATTGGTATTCTGATTTGAATCAAACACAAATGAACTTTGTTGGTTATCAAAGCATTGAAGCTGATAAGGTAATTCTTGAACTGGAAAAGAAACACTCTTATAAAGATTATATTAATCTGATGAAAAGATTTCAGCGGATAATTTCTGAAGATCAGCCGGTAACATTTCTTTACTGGTTTGACAATGTTGTATGTTACAATAAAAGAATTAAAAACATTACCATAAATCCTTTTGGACCAATTCAAAGAATCTGGGAATGGAGATTAGAGAATTGA
- a CDS encoding ABC transporter permease: MTKEKLYTILKRLFSSLLILFFIITLVFVLIRISPGDPSQKYISPKLSPELAQEIRKSFGLDAPIFIQYINFLKNIFTGDFGISYEYRMPVLNVVAEFLPVTIMLAFLSILIQLIVGYYTALFSIRRKNFFIDNLFRKISLLIYVTPGFVLGLILVFIFTVQLDILPSGGFKSFYYDELSLLGQLGDIASHLILPLLTLSLPGAALFFNYFRDGIEDVMSKDFILYLKASGFSDKVIFRKHILPNSLKPILSGAGIELGYLLSGTLVTEVIFSLPGMGRLMINSILNRDFPMVIACAFISALFIILSNFIFDLIKVKIDRRIWKEILS, from the coding sequence ATGACAAAAGAAAAGTTATATACAATTCTTAAAAGATTATTCTCATCACTGTTGATTTTATTCTTTATTATAACACTTGTTTTTGTTCTTATCAGAATTTCACCCGGTGACCCATCTCAAAAATACATTTCACCAAAACTAAGTCCTGAACTTGCGCAGGAAATCCGTAAATCATTTGGTCTTGATGCACCAATATTTATTCAATACATAAATTTTCTGAAAAATATTTTCACCGGCGATTTCGGAATTTCATATGAATATAGAATGCCTGTGTTAAATGTTGTTGCTGAGTTTCTGCCGGTAACAATAATGCTTGCATTCTTAAGCATCCTTATTCAATTGATTGTTGGATATTACACTGCTCTGTTTTCAATAAGAAGAAAAAATTTTTTTATTGATAATCTTTTCAGAAAAATTTCTTTGTTGATATATGTTACTCCTGGCTTTGTGCTTGGATTAATTTTGGTTTTTATATTTACTGTGCAACTTGATATTTTGCCTTCAGGCGGATTCAAGTCTTTTTATTATGATGAGCTTTCTTTACTCGGACAATTAGGAGATATCGCTTCACATTTAATTTTACCCTTATTGACTTTATCACTTCCGGGCGCTGCATTGTTTTTCAATTATTTCAGGGACGGGATTGAAGATGTGATGAGCAAAGATTTTATTCTGTATTTAAAAGCTAGTGGGTTTAGTGATAAAGTAATTTTCAGAAAACACATCCTTCCGAATTCACTTAAGCCGATATTATCAGGCGCAGGAATCGAACTTGGTTACCTTTTGAGCGGAACACTTGTTACAGAAGTTATTTTCAGTCTTCCGGGAATGGGTAGATTAATGATTAACTCAATTCTTAATAGAGATTTTCCGATGGTAATTGCTTGTGCTTTTATATCCGCGTTATTTATAATTTTATCAAACTTCATCTTCGATTTGATCAAGGTTAAAATTGACAGAAGAATCTGGAAAGAAATTTTAAGTTGA
- a CDS encoding ABC transporter permease, which produces MKKFNKIKLWHFILIVWLIILVFRFNVLIHSAELLILGIVLLFQNPDFLSSHLSFQLFDSLLSFLIMLLIPIIIFLQSLRNKLFNSEINFSKSFIILLAFCFLVPTLITREHPDYQKNISEIKLLPPFSIIYQIQLKSDDKLSANSSEEKFLKLKEKVLLQEFDEKKIFVKYYSSENNVYQYNQGERNVNLSADKVQSINSQLLLFGTDEFGRDIFSRLIFGARISVFIGMMAVIISLLLGLILGYIASTGSTILSWLLNRLTDLFLSFPSIFLVILVLALFGNNLLSVIVVLGFSGWMSLYKIVSSEVASVKQKDFFITSQKIGLSSSELLIREIIPVIIIPVTVNLVFQFSNVILAESALSFLGLGTGNEFPSWGSMIEKGQEYITDAWWMIFIPGIVLVLTLLSFHNIAKEVNKFFNPNIS; this is translated from the coding sequence TTGAAGAAGTTTAATAAAATAAAACTCTGGCATTTCATTCTGATAGTTTGGTTAATTATTCTGGTTTTCAGATTTAATGTACTTATTCACTCTGCAGAGTTGCTTATTCTTGGCATTGTCTTGCTATTTCAAAATCCTGATTTTCTTTCATCGCACTTAAGCTTTCAATTGTTTGATTCTTTACTATCTTTTCTTATAATGCTTCTAATCCCAATTATTATCTTTCTGCAAAGCTTGAGAAATAAGCTTTTCAACTCAGAGATTAATTTCAGTAAAAGCTTTATTATTTTGTTAGCTTTTTGTTTTTTAGTGCCAACATTGATTACTCGAGAACATCCTGATTATCAGAAAAATATTTCGGAGATAAAATTACTTCCGCCCTTCAGTATAATTTATCAGATTCAATTAAAGTCAGATGATAAATTATCTGCCAATTCCAGCGAAGAAAAATTTCTGAAACTTAAAGAGAAAGTTTTACTGCAGGAGTTTGATGAAAAGAAAATTTTTGTAAAGTATTACTCCTCAGAAAATAATGTTTACCAATACAATCAGGGTGAAAGAAATGTTAATTTATCGGCTGACAAAGTTCAATCAATAAACTCACAGTTGCTCCTGTTTGGCACTGATGAATTTGGCAGGGACATTTTCTCAAGATTAATTTTCGGTGCACGGATTTCTGTTTTTATTGGGATGATGGCTGTAATCATATCGTTATTACTCGGATTGATTTTGGGTTATATTGCTTCTACAGGAAGTACAATATTAAGTTGGTTGTTAAATCGACTGACGGATTTGTTTTTGTCATTTCCATCAATATTTTTAGTTATACTTGTGCTGGCTTTGTTCGGAAATAATTTATTATCGGTGATAGTTGTATTGGGTTTTTCAGGTTGGATGAGTTTATACAAAATTGTTAGTTCCGAAGTTGCTTCGGTGAAGCAGAAGGATTTTTTTATTACTTCGCAAAAAATTGGACTGAGTAGTTCTGAATTGTTGATTAGGGAAATTATTCCGGTAATAATAATTCCTGTTACGGTTAATCTGGTTTTTCAATTCAGCAATGTAATTCTTGCAGAATCTGCACTAAGTTTTTTAGGTTTGGGGACAGGGAATGAATTTCCATCGTGGGGCTCGATGATTGAAAAAGGACAGGAATATATTACAGATGCCTGGTGGATGATTTTTATTCCGGGAATTGTACTTGTTTTAACTTTGCTTTCGTTTCATAATATTGCAAAAGAAGTTAATAAATTCTTTAACCCGAATATCAGTTAG